A DNA window from Fibrobacter succinogenes contains the following coding sequences:
- a CDS encoding energy transducer TonB: MQKIIKKFLKRFTILLAAILASVILVFSVTMANLFLNGKVFHERKFVKTEVSVKKIEEVEKKVEKKHTARKPNRQKSNSRSPKAGPRFAMNLGVASGTAGATISDELVADFRGGAMSTGKGDVDKKPESRSMANFQVPPQIRDREIDAMLRLSFCVDVGGRAYDIKVIEESPVGSGLAQAGKDAIARMTFAPAEKDGKAVAFCGMEQPFEVKFRD; the protein is encoded by the coding sequence ATGCAAAAGATTATAAAAAAGTTTTTAAAGCGTTTTACAATCCTTCTCGCAGCGATTCTCGCAAGCGTGATTCTCGTTTTTTCCGTGACGATGGCGAACTTGTTCTTGAACGGCAAAGTCTTTCACGAACGCAAATTCGTCAAGACCGAAGTCTCCGTGAAGAAAATCGAAGAAGTCGAAAAGAAAGTCGAGAAAAAGCACACGGCTCGCAAACCGAACCGTCAAAAGTCGAATTCGCGTTCGCCCAAAGCGGGCCCGCGTTTTGCGATGAACCTTGGCGTTGCTTCGGGAACCGCAGGTGCTACGATTAGCGATGAACTTGTGGCTGATTTTCGTGGCGGTGCAATGTCTACCGGAAAGGGCGATGTCGATAAAAAGCCGGAAAGCCGCTCGATGGCGAATTTCCAGGTGCCGCCGCAGATCCGCGATCGTGAAATTGATGCGATGCTTCGCTTGAGTTTTTGCGTTGACGTTGGTGGCCGCGCTTACGATATCAAAGTGATTGAAGAATCTCCGGTAGGCTCGGGGCTTGCCCAAGCGGGGAAGGATGCTATCGCTCGCATGACGTTTGCTCCCGCCGAAAAAGATGGCAAGGCGGTTGCCTTCTGCGGAATGGAACAACCCTTCGAAGTGAAATTTAGGGATTAG
- a CDS encoding biopolymer transporter ExbD, giving the protein MDFNLPRRKQKDMGIEMGPLMDIVFILLIFFVVTSSFTRETGVDVTKPQAQSASQLEKENLLIAITREGTIHMNERQVDLASLQDVLKQSLAKAPDREAVVIADKEAETGVLVQVIDMCNLAGVKKVSIAAQAD; this is encoded by the coding sequence ATGGACTTTAATTTACCGAGAAGAAAACAGAAAGATATGGGCATCGAGATGGGCCCGCTCATGGACATCGTGTTCATCCTCCTCATCTTTTTTGTGGTGACGTCGTCATTCACTCGCGAAACGGGCGTGGATGTGACAAAGCCGCAGGCGCAGTCGGCGAGTCAACTTGAAAAGGAAAACTTGCTCATCGCCATCACTCGCGAAGGAACGATTCACATGAACGAACGCCAGGTGGATTTGGCGAGCTTGCAAGACGTCTTGAAGCAATCGCTCGCGAAAGCGCCCGACCGCGAAGCCGTCGTAATTGCCGACAAAGAAGCTGAAACTGGTGTGCTCGTTCAAGTGATTGACATGTGCAATCTAGCGGGAGTAAAGAAAGTCTCCATCGCCGCCCAAGCGGATTGA
- a CDS encoding MotA/TolQ/ExbB proton channel family protein, with protein sequence MTDFHYIFIESLRNTYEAGGVVMLPILLAGVVGFYFLFASWLRIGGDFFRQDIAKVVKRLQKDLSGKASAFGNVSGSESSEQRETIALTRLRKRGGFLSRELSYALEIAQKDLQSFRDYMQVRMMKSVRYMEQGNHIVAVMASAAPLLGLLGTVTGMVSTFEVITLYGNQNPVLMADGISEALISTQSGLLIAFPLTLLKQRLDERIEILKQEMELGATVIDNYFAARTSNFCVNVTCADESRITRHCEP encoded by the coding sequence ATGACTGATTTTCATTACATATTCATAGAATCTTTGCGGAACACTTACGAAGCGGGTGGGGTGGTGATGCTCCCCATTCTCTTGGCGGGTGTCGTTGGGTTCTACTTCCTTTTTGCGAGCTGGTTACGCATCGGTGGCGATTTTTTCAGACAAGATATTGCCAAAGTTGTAAAGCGATTGCAAAAAGATTTGTCCGGGAAAGCTTCTGCGTTTGGAAATGTTTCTGGCAGCGAATCTTCTGAACAGCGCGAAACGATTGCGCTGACGAGACTTCGCAAACGCGGTGGATTCCTTTCACGAGAGCTTTCGTATGCGCTAGAAATTGCGCAAAAGGATTTGCAAAGTTTTCGCGACTACATGCAAGTCCGTATGATGAAAAGCGTGCGCTACATGGAACAAGGGAACCACATTGTTGCAGTGATGGCTTCGGCAGCTCCGCTGTTGGGCTTGCTTGGAACGGTGACGGGAATGGTTTCGACTTTTGAAGTGATTACGCTATACGGTAACCAGAATCCCGTGCTGATGGCGGATGGAATTTCGGAAGCGCTGATTTCGACGCAGAGTGGGCTTTTGATTGCGTTCCCGCTCACGCTTTTGAAGCAACGCTTGGACGAACGCATTGAAATTCTCAAGCAAGAAATGGAACTTGGTGCCACTGTAATCGACAACTATTTTGCAGCTCGTACTAGCAATTTTTGCGTTAATGTGACTTGTGCAGACGAATCTCGCATTACTCGTCATTGCGAGCCGTAG
- a CDS encoding MotA/TolQ/ExbB proton channel family protein, with amino-acid sequence MRDYRRETRDERSGVILREAKNPVQGERRDRKFSFWHDRAEAANAVGVHPVKFLSIILLLASSAFAWPWSSDKKSAEDEARIKDSLLQVEVRNLQREVETLTRIRMQKADSLEKLDAKHWSNRYAESQLTEEHQNETRELDGRYSKLSTDLGRITEEAMSSKSITEEAEEKSKSEEIAFDALNTQIKLSIEKTLGDVAGDYPVGMNARLLRLKQANIEADKKTPNTIAAVQGFMDDLLKRHEVTFTQTYGAEISQVGSRPDVNVTRMRLGTVFLGEIANDNGDVQALMRSGALQGKIFEWNAKLPTEISQNVKQAVMQAGSATAANGVVSIPLDVLQNKAIKNSISDVKELTWIEKFKAFFKKGGIVMYPLMFVAIIALLLFLERFVMLSYRGRIGRRFSKQMNELVVEKKFEDAANLCLQKETSLSKVLFAVLNKAKDSRENAERSLNEALLREQPKLERRMGLLAAMGTIAPLLGLLGTVTGIITLFTVITEVGTNDARVLAGGISEALVTTEMGLVIAIPVMILHGLLSEKIEKITSELYVQSTWLLNQVFGKESK; translated from the coding sequence ATGAGAGATTATAGACGAGAGACGAGAGACGAGAGAAGTGGCGTTATTCTGAGGGAAGCGAAGAATCCAGTGCAAGGCGAGCGTCGCGACAGAAAGTTTTCTTTCTGGCATGACCGAGCCGAAGCTGCGAACGCCGTAGGCGTTCATCCAGTTAAGTTCTTATCGATCATTTTATTGCTTGCCTCCTCAGCCTTTGCATGGCCTTGGTCGAGCGATAAGAAAAGTGCTGAAGACGAAGCCCGCATCAAGGATTCTTTGTTGCAGGTCGAAGTGCGCAATTTGCAGCGCGAAGTCGAAACGCTCACGCGCATTCGTATGCAGAAAGCGGATTCCCTCGAAAAACTCGATGCCAAGCATTGGAGCAACCGTTATGCGGAATCTCAGTTGACGGAAGAACACCAAAACGAAACGCGCGAACTCGATGGCCGCTATTCCAAACTTTCGACGGATTTGGGCCGCATCACCGAAGAAGCAATGTCGAGCAAGAGTATCACCGAAGAAGCCGAAGAAAAATCCAAGAGCGAAGAAATTGCTTTTGATGCGCTGAATACGCAAATTAAACTTTCGATTGAAAAAACGCTTGGCGATGTCGCTGGTGATTATCCGGTCGGAATGAATGCGCGTCTTTTGCGCCTGAAACAGGCAAATATTGAAGCCGACAAGAAAACGCCGAATACAATTGCCGCTGTGCAAGGATTCATGGATGATTTGCTGAAACGTCACGAAGTTACTTTTACGCAAACTTATGGCGCAGAAATTTCGCAAGTGGGCTCTCGCCCGGATGTGAATGTGACCCGCATGCGCTTGGGTACGGTATTCCTCGGCGAAATCGCAAATGACAATGGCGATGTGCAAGCATTGATGCGCTCGGGTGCTTTGCAAGGAAAAATTTTTGAATGGAATGCAAAACTCCCGACTGAAATTTCGCAGAATGTCAAGCAGGCGGTGATGCAGGCGGGTTCTGCTACTGCGGCAAATGGTGTTGTTTCGATTCCTCTGGATGTGTTGCAGAACAAGGCTATCAAGAATTCGATTTCTGATGTCAAGGAATTGACTTGGATTGAAAAATTCAAGGCGTTCTTCAAGAAGGGTGGCATCGTGATGTACCCACTTATGTTTGTTGCAATCATCGCCTTGCTTTTGTTCCTTGAACGTTTTGTGATGCTTTCTTATCGAGGCAGAATCGGTCGCCGATTCTCCAAGCAAATGAATGAACTTGTCGTAGAAAAGAAGTTCGAAGATGCAGCTAATCTTTGCCTTCAAAAAGAAACGAGCCTTTCGAAAGTGCTGTTTGCTGTGCTCAACAAGGCTAAGGATTCGCGCGAAAATGCGGAACGCTCTTTGAACGAGGCGCTTCTCCGTGAACAGCCGAAATTGGAACGCCGCATGGGCTTGTTAGCCGCCATGGGAACAATCGCTCCGTTGCTTGGTTTGTTGGGTACGGTGACGGGTATTATCACGCTCTTTACCGTGATTACCGAAGTCGGAACAAACGATGCTCGCGTGCTTGCAGGCGGTATTTCCGAGGCGCTTGTCACGACTGAAATGGGTCTCGTAATTGCAATCCCTGTGATGATTTTGCATGGCCTCTTGAGTGAAAAAATTGAAAAGATCACTAGCGAACTCTATGTACAAAGTACTTGGCTCTTGAATCAAGTCTTCGGGAAGGAGAGTAAGTAA
- a CDS encoding DUF3450 family protein, with protein sequence MKKKLIFILMSAFLAVNAFADYESEIRDLKMQKEKLNSEIQSLNAKISATDSMLRADVSRHKVLEQRYKADSERRRAEIDTLNSKIRKAAASLQQERNKQARAKNRSENVSAKRRALRLELAKISKKLELQIAQTLPWERESRLDRAKSLTREIESGNASEEEAFSRLKSLLNEEIKFGDEVSIVNSPLTRKDGEIVNATILRIGNQWMVYVDENGSVYGRLERKIENGNVVYEWNENLNLEERAAVKLAIDVKQAKKPPQIVNLPVSLSVVGGAK encoded by the coding sequence ATGAAAAAGAAACTTATTTTTATTTTAATGTCAGCCTTTTTGGCGGTGAATGCTTTTGCCGATTACGAGTCCGAAATTCGCGACTTGAAAATGCAAAAGGAAAAGCTGAATTCTGAGATTCAATCGCTGAATGCAAAAATTTCAGCGACGGATTCGATGCTACGTGCCGATGTTTCGCGCCATAAGGTACTTGAACAGCGCTATAAGGCGGATTCGGAACGTCGTCGTGCAGAAATTGATACTTTGAATTCGAAAATACGCAAGGCTGCAGCAAGTCTCCAGCAAGAGCGCAACAAGCAGGCTCGTGCAAAAAATCGCAGTGAAAATGTGTCGGCTAAGCGTCGTGCATTGCGTTTGGAACTTGCAAAAATCAGCAAAAAGTTGGAGTTGCAAATTGCACAGACGCTCCCATGGGAACGCGAAAGCAGGCTGGATCGAGCCAAGTCGCTCACCCGTGAAATCGAAAGCGGAAATGCTTCCGAAGAAGAAGCTTTTTCTCGCCTCAAGTCCTTGCTGAATGAAGAAATCAAGTTCGGTGACGAAGTCTCGATTGTCAATAGCCCGCTTACTCGCAAGGATGGCGAAATCGTGAATGCTACGATTCTTCGCATTGGTAACCAGTGGATGGTTTATGTCGATGAAAACGGTTCTGTTTACGGTCGCTTGGAACGCAAAATCGAAAACGGTAATGTTGTGTACGAATGGAATGAAAACTTGAATCTGGAGGAACGCGCTGCAGTAAAGCTTGCGATTGACGTGAAGCAGGCGAAAAAGCCGCCTCAGATTGTGAACCTGCCGGTAAGCCTTTCTGTTGTGGGAGGTGCAAAATGA